Below is a genomic region from Sutterella megalosphaeroides.
TATCGAGACGGGCCGCATGCGAGAAAGCGGTTCGGGCGTCGTTCGGGTGGCGGGGTTCCGCATTCTCTGCTCGAGTCGCTACGATTTGGCGCAACGCGTCCGCGAAGGGCGCTTCCGAAGCGACCTTTTTTATCGACTCGGCGTTTTTACGGTGACGATTCCGGGGCTCGACGAACGGCGCGAAGACATCGCGGAACTCGCGCGCCTCATGTTGCGCCGCGCTTCGCCCGACCGGCCGATGGAGCTTTCGGAGGACGCCCTCGAAATGCTCGTCAAGCGCAGCTGGCCCGGGAACGTCCGGGAGTTCCTGTGTCTCCTTGAACGCGCGGCGATTTCGGCCGAAGGTCACCGCATCGAAGCTTCCGACATCGAAACGGTCGATCCGGACTCGCCCGACGAGGCCTCGGTTCCGCTCGCCGAATTCGCCGCTCGCTGGGAAGGCTCCCGCAAAGCCCTCGCCGAACGCCTCGGCATCAGCGAGCGTACGCTTTACCGAAGACTGCGCGAGGCTCAGGGCGACGCGCTCCAACCCGAAGAAGACAAAGGCTCCCGATGACTACCGATACGCAGTGCGATCTCCGTTTCCGTCTCGTGCCCGGCGAAGCCCGCGGCGAATTCGTGCGCGAAGGCGGCACGATTTCCTACGCCGTCGGGGGCGCTCCCCTCGAGCATTCCCGCGGCGTCGTCGTTCTCGTTCACGGCGTGGCCTCGAACGGCAGCCGATGGGAGGAGTTCGCCGAAAAAACCGCCTTGCGTCGCGACTGGACGCTCGTGCGGTTCGATTTGCGCGGACACGGCGCGAGCGAATGCAAGACGCGCGCCGTCTTGGAAACGCACGCCGCCGACATCCTTGAAATCCTCGATCGGCTCGGAGCGCGCAAAGCCGTCCTCATCGGGCACAGCCTCGGCGCTCAGGCGGCGATGCGGTTTGCGGCGCTTTACCCCGAACGCACGCGCGCGCTCGTACTCCTCGACCCGTTGGTCGACGAGGCGCTCACGCCCAAGGCGCTCGAGCTTCGCGCACGGCTTCCGATTCTGCACGTCGTCGAGCGCTGCGCCCGATTCTGGAACGCGCTCGGGATCCGGCGGCGCCTTCCCGCCTATTCGCTCCGGGCCCACGACGAAAAGGCCCGGAAGATGTTGGAGAAGGGCGGCGACGAACTCCAAGCGTTCGTCAAGGAGTATTCGTCCCCGTTTGCGGATCTCCGGCACATCCACACGGCCGACTACGCGCGCGATTTGATCGAGGTGGGTCGCTCCACGCCCGACCTGACGGGGCTCGGCATTCCGGTCCTCGTCATTGCCTCGTCGCAGGGAACGTACACGGACGCGACGCGTCTTTCGGCCTGGGCCCGAAAGCTTCCGGCGGGCCGGGTCGAAACGGTCGCCTGCTTTCACTGGCCGCTCACAGAGTGCCCCGAGGAGGTGGACCGTCGGATCACGGGCTGGCTGAACGGGCCGTTGCCGGAATAAGAAAAAAGAAAAGGCCGACTCGACGAGTCGGCCTTTTCGCAAACGAATGCGGACGGGCGATCAGTTCTTGGCGGCTTCCGCTTCGTCTTCGTCGTGCGAAACGACGATGCGAACGATCGGGGGCGCAACGGCGGCGTCCTCTTCCTTGAGGCCCCAAACCTGGAGAAGCTCCTGCTGCGTCGGGGATTCGGAAGCCGGACGACCCTTGCGCAACTTGAGCGAGGCGCGCACGATCGTTTCCACGACGTCGAGGGGGAGGCAGTTGAGGTCCTGGAAGGCGACCAACTGATGTTCGACGTCGAGCCCCTTCCACTTGTCTTCGAATCCTTCGCAGGCGGCCTTTTCGGCGTAATAGAAGACCAACGCCTTGTCGCGCGATTCCACGGCGAAGACGGGACCGCCGTCAAGCTCGTAGAAGGCAAGACCGAAGCGCATGCTTTCACGCACGCCGCGGGCGGATCGGCGAATCATGCTGCAGACTCGCGCCATTGCAACACGCCGGTCGTTCGGCAAACTCTGAAGGTACCCTCCGACCGTCGTAGCAGCTGGAACCATGGTTGTCATCTCCCGAATGAAGGTTGGCCGAACGTCTGCTCCGGCGTCACGGCAAAGGTCCAATTTTATCAAAACTAGCTTCGTCTCGGCAGGATTGAGCCCGATTCGGGAGGCCGGTCGCACCGCGCGCGAGAAAACGCGCTCGCGGCTCAACGGTAGAGAATCCAGCGGGCGCGGAAGGGGACGGCCAGACGCATGCCGCGCTGAGAGGCCGAGCAGGCCGTGAGCGGCATGCCGCCTTCGGCGCGACGTCGCTCGACGTAACGAATCGCGCGCAGAGCACCCCGGTCCGACGCGGACGAAACTTCAAAAAGGGCGTCCTTCAGGTCGTTCGGGGTCTTGGCCGAACCCTGGCGGATGATTTTCGCTTCGAGGTGCGAGCCGTCCCGATGCGTGAGACCGAAATCGTTTTCAATTGTTGCCTCGACGCGCCCCGTTTCCGAGACGAGCTTCCCTTCGGGGCGCACGAACGCCCAGTAAAAACCTTCCGAATCGTAGGCGCATTCGAAAATCATCCGCCCCTCGGCCTGCCAGCTGTAGACGGCCGTGGCGTCTTCCAGAGGATCGGGCTCGGTCGTGAGGGGAATCGAGCAGCCCGCCAACAGCGCGGCGGCGAGAAGCGCGGGAACGAAACGCAGTCGCATGACGGTCTCCGGGGAAACAAAGGATTAGCCCGAATAGTCTACTCGCGGCCGCTTGGCTTTCTGCCTAAAATTGGTGCGATCCGTACTCTTTCTTTGTCGCAAGACCGCCGCCCGGCGGCCGACGAAGCAAAGCATCACATGCGGCGGGCGACGTCGAGGACCCCTCGCACCCGCCACCCTTCAGGCCGAGTGCCGGACGGCCGTTCGCGCGAACGGGCTCCGTCCCTTCGGCCGCGCGGTCGCCGCGAGCGACCGACGATACCAACCATAGGGGAAAGAACCGTGTTCCAAATTCGCATCCACGGCCGCGGCGGGCAAGGCGTCGTTACGGCGGCGGAGATGCTCGCTCTCGCGGGCTTCATGGAAGGGCACCAGGCTCAGGCCTTCCCGAGCTTCGGCTCCGAACGTACGGGAGCGCCCGTCGTGGCGTTCGCCCGACTCAGTCCCAAGGAAATTCGTCTTCGCGAACCCGTGCTCGAACCCGATGTCGTTCTGGTGCAGGATCGCACGCTGCTCGACAGCGTCGACGTCTTCGCCGGCCTCAAGCCCGAGGGCTACGTGCTCATCAATTCGAGTCGCTCTCCCGAAGAGCTCGGTCTCGGCGAACTCGTCGAACGTCTGCCCGCGGGCCACGTTCTGACGGTTCCCGCCACGCACTACGCGCTTGAAAAGATCGGTCGTCCGCTGCCGGGCGCCGCCATGCTCGCGGGCTTTGCCGCCATGACGGGCATGATGAAGCTCGAAAGCGTGCAGGCCGCCTACAACGCCAAGTTCTCGGGTCGCGTCGCTCAGGCCAACGCCGACGTGGCCGAACTTGCATTCCGTGCCGTCAAATCGAGTCTGGGAGAAGAACATGCTTAAGCAACTCGAAGGGAGTCAGGGTGTTGCGCAGGCCGTCGCGCTTTGCCGCCCGGAAGTGGTCTGCGCGTACCCGATTTCGCCTCAGACCCACATCGTCGAACATCTCGGTCTTCTGTGCCGCAAGGGCATTCTGAAGGACTGCGAGTACATCAACGTCGAGAGCGAATTCGCGGCCATGTCGGTGGCGCTCGGCGCCTCGGTGGCGGGTTCCCGCGCCTACACGGCCACGGCGAGCCAGGGGCTTCTTTACATGGTCGAGGCCGTCTACAACGCGAGCGGCCTGGGCCTGCCCGTCGTCATGACGGTGGCCAACCGTGCGATCGGCGCGCCCATCAACATCTGGAACGACCATTCCGACTCGATGAGCCAGCGCGACAGCGGCTGGATCCAGCTTTTTGCGGAAAC
It encodes:
- a CDS encoding DUF1801 domain-containing protein, which encodes MIRRSARGVRESMRFGLAFYELDGGPVFAVESRDKALVFYYAEKAACEGFEDKWKGLDVEHQLVAFQDLNCLPLDVVETIVRASLKLRKGRPASESPTQQELLQVWGLKEEDAAVAPPIVRIVVSHDEDEAEAAKN
- a CDS encoding DUF3455 domain-containing protein, with amino-acid sequence MRLRFVPALLAAALLAGCSIPLTTEPDPLEDATAVYSWQAEGRMIFECAYDSEGFYWAFVRPEGKLVSETGRVEATIENDFGLTHRDGSHLEAKIIRQGSAKTPNDLKDALFEVSSASDRGALRAIRYVERRRAEGGMPLTACSASQRGMRLAVPFRARWILYR
- a CDS encoding alpha/beta fold hydrolase, which produces MTTDTQCDLRFRLVPGEARGEFVREGGTISYAVGGAPLEHSRGVVVLVHGVASNGSRWEEFAEKTALRRDWTLVRFDLRGHGASECKTRAVLETHAADILEILDRLGARKAVLIGHSLGAQAAMRFAALYPERTRALVLLDPLVDEALTPKALELRARLPILHVVERCARFWNALGIRRRLPAYSLRAHDEKARKMLEKGGDELQAFVKEYSSPFADLRHIHTADYARDLIEVGRSTPDLTGLGIPVLVIASSQGTYTDATRLSAWARKLPAGRVETVACFHWPLTECPEEVDRRITGWLNGPLPE
- a CDS encoding 2-oxoacid:acceptor oxidoreductase family protein: MFQIRIHGRGGQGVVTAAEMLALAGFMEGHQAQAFPSFGSERTGAPVVAFARLSPKEIRLREPVLEPDVVLVQDRTLLDSVDVFAGLKPEGYVLINSSRSPEELGLGELVERLPAGHVLTVPATHYALEKIGRPLPGAAMLAGFAAMTGMMKLESVQAAYNAKFSGRVAQANADVAELAFRAVKSSLGEEHA